From one Pan troglodytes isolate AG18354 chromosome 13, NHGRI_mPanTro3-v2.0_pri, whole genome shotgun sequence genomic stretch:
- the NFE2L2 gene encoding nuclear factor erythroid 2-related factor 2 isoform X2, whose translation MIVSFLRPPQTCGTDMDLIDILWRQDIDLGVSREVFDFSQRRKEYELEKQKKLEKERQEQLQKEQEKAFFAQLQLDEETGEFLPIQPAQHIQSETSGSANYSQVAHIPKSDALYFDDCMQLLAQTFPFVDDNEVSSATFQSLVPDIPGHIESPVFIATNQAQSPETSVAQVAPVDLDGMQQDIEQVWEELLSIPELQCLNIENDKLVETTMVPSPEAKLTEVDNYHFYSSIPSMEKEVGNCSPHFLNAFEDSFSSILSTEDPNQLTVNSLNSDATVNTDFGDEFYSAFIAEPSISNSMPSPATLSHSLSELLNGPIDVSDLSLCKAFNQNHPESTAEFNDSDSGISLNTSPSVASPEHSVESSSYGDTLLGLSDSEVEELDSAPGSVKQNGPKTPVHSSGDMVQPLSPSQGQSTHVHDAQCENTPEKELPVSPGHRKTPFTKDKHSSRLEAHLTRDELRAKALHIPFPVEKIINLPVVDFNEMMSKEQFNEAQLALIRDIRRRGKNKVAAQNCRKRKLENIVELEQDLDHLKDEKEKLLKEKGENDKSLHLLKKQLSTLYLEVFSMLRDEDGKPYSPSEYSLQQTRDGNVFLVPKSKKPDVKKN comes from the exons GACATGGATTTGATTGACATACTTTGGAGGCAAGATATAGATCTTGGAGTAAGTCGAGAAGTATTTGACTTCAGTCAGCGACGGAAAGAGTATGagctggaaaaacagaaaaaacttgAAAAGGAAAGACAAGAACAACTCCAAAAGGAGCAAGAGAAAGCCTTTTTCGCTCAGTTACAACTAGATGAAGAGACAGGTGAATTTCTCCCAATTCAGCCAGCCCAGCACATCCAGTCAGAAACCAGTGGATCTGCCAACTACTCCCAG GTTGCCCACATTCCCAAATCAGATGCTTTGTACTTTGATGACTGCATGCAGCTTTTGGCGCAGACATTCCCGTTTGTAGATGACAATGAG GTTTCTTCGGCTACGTTTCAGTCACTTGTTCCTGATATTCCCGGTCACATCGAGAGCCCAGTCTTCATTGCTACTAATCAGGCTCAGTCACCTGAAACTTCTGTTGCTCAGGTAGCCCCTGTTGATTTAGACGGTATGCAACAGGACATTGAGCAAGTTTGGGAGGAGCTATtatccattcctgagttacag TGTCTTAATATTGAAAATGACAAGCTGGTTGAGACTACCATGGTTCCAAGTCCAGAAGCCAAACTGACAGAAGTTGACAATTATCATTTTTACTCATCTATACCCTCAATGGAAAAAGAAGTAGGTAACTGTagtccacattttcttaatgcttttGAGGATTCCTTCAGCAGCATCCTCTCCACAGAAGACCCCAACCAGTTGACAGTGAACTCATTAAATTCAGATGCCACAGTCAACACAGATTTTGGTGATGAATTTTATTCTGCTTTCATAGCTGAGCCCAGTATCAGCAACAGCATGCCCTCACCTGCTACTTTAAGCCATTCACTCTCTGAACTTCTAAATGGGCCCATTGATGTTTCTGATCTATCACTTTGCAAAGCTTTCAACCAAAACCACCCTGAAAGCACAGCAGAATTCAATGATTCTGACTCCGGCATTTCACTAAACACAAGTCCCAGTGTGGCATCACCAGAACACTCAGTGGAATCTTCCAGCTATGGAGACACACTACTTGGCCTCAGTGATTCTGAAGTGGAAGAGCTAGATAGTGCCCCTGGAAGTGTCAAACAGAATGGTCCTAAAACACCAGTACATTCTTCTGGGGATATGGTACAACCCTTGTCACCATCTCAGGGGCAGAGCACTCACGTGCATGATGCCCAATGTGAGAACACACCAGAGAAAGAATTGCCTGTAAGTCCTGGTCATCGGAAAACCCCATTCACAAAAGACAAACATTCAAGCCGCTTGGAGGCTCATCTCACAAGAGATGAACTTAGGGCAAAAGCTCTCCATATCCCATTCCCTGTAGAAAAAATCATTAACCTCCCTGTTGTTGACTTCAACGAAATGATGTCCAAAGAGCAGTTCAATGAAGCTCAACTTGCATTAATTCGGGATATACGTAGGAGGGGTAAGAATAAAGTGGCTGCTCAgaattgcagaaaaagaaaactggaaaatatagTAGAACTAGAGCAAGATTTAGATCatttgaaagatgaaaaagaaaaattgctcaaagaaaaaggagaaaatgacaaAAGCCTTCACCTACTGAAAAAACAACTCAGCACCTTATATCTCGAAGTTTTCAGCATGCTACGTGATGAAGATGGAAAACCTTATTCTCCTAGTGAATACTCCCTGCAGCAAACAAGAGATGGCAAtgttttccttgttcccaaaAGTAAGAAGCCAGATGTTAAGAAAAACTAG
- the NFE2L2 gene encoding nuclear factor erythroid 2-related factor 2 isoform X1, which produces MMDLELPSPGLPSQQDMDLIDILWRQDIDLGVSREVFDFSQRRKEYELEKQKKLEKERQEQLQKEQEKAFFAQLQLDEETGEFLPIQPAQHIQSETSGSANYSQVAHIPKSDALYFDDCMQLLAQTFPFVDDNEVSSATFQSLVPDIPGHIESPVFIATNQAQSPETSVAQVAPVDLDGMQQDIEQVWEELLSIPELQCLNIENDKLVETTMVPSPEAKLTEVDNYHFYSSIPSMEKEVGNCSPHFLNAFEDSFSSILSTEDPNQLTVNSLNSDATVNTDFGDEFYSAFIAEPSISNSMPSPATLSHSLSELLNGPIDVSDLSLCKAFNQNHPESTAEFNDSDSGISLNTSPSVASPEHSVESSSYGDTLLGLSDSEVEELDSAPGSVKQNGPKTPVHSSGDMVQPLSPSQGQSTHVHDAQCENTPEKELPVSPGHRKTPFTKDKHSSRLEAHLTRDELRAKALHIPFPVEKIINLPVVDFNEMMSKEQFNEAQLALIRDIRRRGKNKVAAQNCRKRKLENIVELEQDLDHLKDEKEKLLKEKGENDKSLHLLKKQLSTLYLEVFSMLRDEDGKPYSPSEYSLQQTRDGNVFLVPKSKKPDVKKN; this is translated from the exons GACATGGATTTGATTGACATACTTTGGAGGCAAGATATAGATCTTGGAGTAAGTCGAGAAGTATTTGACTTCAGTCAGCGACGGAAAGAGTATGagctggaaaaacagaaaaaacttgAAAAGGAAAGACAAGAACAACTCCAAAAGGAGCAAGAGAAAGCCTTTTTCGCTCAGTTACAACTAGATGAAGAGACAGGTGAATTTCTCCCAATTCAGCCAGCCCAGCACATCCAGTCAGAAACCAGTGGATCTGCCAACTACTCCCAG GTTGCCCACATTCCCAAATCAGATGCTTTGTACTTTGATGACTGCATGCAGCTTTTGGCGCAGACATTCCCGTTTGTAGATGACAATGAG GTTTCTTCGGCTACGTTTCAGTCACTTGTTCCTGATATTCCCGGTCACATCGAGAGCCCAGTCTTCATTGCTACTAATCAGGCTCAGTCACCTGAAACTTCTGTTGCTCAGGTAGCCCCTGTTGATTTAGACGGTATGCAACAGGACATTGAGCAAGTTTGGGAGGAGCTATtatccattcctgagttacag TGTCTTAATATTGAAAATGACAAGCTGGTTGAGACTACCATGGTTCCAAGTCCAGAAGCCAAACTGACAGAAGTTGACAATTATCATTTTTACTCATCTATACCCTCAATGGAAAAAGAAGTAGGTAACTGTagtccacattttcttaatgcttttGAGGATTCCTTCAGCAGCATCCTCTCCACAGAAGACCCCAACCAGTTGACAGTGAACTCATTAAATTCAGATGCCACAGTCAACACAGATTTTGGTGATGAATTTTATTCTGCTTTCATAGCTGAGCCCAGTATCAGCAACAGCATGCCCTCACCTGCTACTTTAAGCCATTCACTCTCTGAACTTCTAAATGGGCCCATTGATGTTTCTGATCTATCACTTTGCAAAGCTTTCAACCAAAACCACCCTGAAAGCACAGCAGAATTCAATGATTCTGACTCCGGCATTTCACTAAACACAAGTCCCAGTGTGGCATCACCAGAACACTCAGTGGAATCTTCCAGCTATGGAGACACACTACTTGGCCTCAGTGATTCTGAAGTGGAAGAGCTAGATAGTGCCCCTGGAAGTGTCAAACAGAATGGTCCTAAAACACCAGTACATTCTTCTGGGGATATGGTACAACCCTTGTCACCATCTCAGGGGCAGAGCACTCACGTGCATGATGCCCAATGTGAGAACACACCAGAGAAAGAATTGCCTGTAAGTCCTGGTCATCGGAAAACCCCATTCACAAAAGACAAACATTCAAGCCGCTTGGAGGCTCATCTCACAAGAGATGAACTTAGGGCAAAAGCTCTCCATATCCCATTCCCTGTAGAAAAAATCATTAACCTCCCTGTTGTTGACTTCAACGAAATGATGTCCAAAGAGCAGTTCAATGAAGCTCAACTTGCATTAATTCGGGATATACGTAGGAGGGGTAAGAATAAAGTGGCTGCTCAgaattgcagaaaaagaaaactggaaaatatagTAGAACTAGAGCAAGATTTAGATCatttgaaagatgaaaaagaaaaattgctcaaagaaaaaggagaaaatgacaaAAGCCTTCACCTACTGAAAAAACAACTCAGCACCTTATATCTCGAAGTTTTCAGCATGCTACGTGATGAAGATGGAAAACCTTATTCTCCTAGTGAATACTCCCTGCAGCAAACAAGAGATGGCAAtgttttccttgttcccaaaAGTAAGAAGCCAGATGTTAAGAAAAACTAG
- the NFE2L2 gene encoding nuclear factor erythroid 2-related factor 2 isoform X3 → MDLIDILWRQDIDLGVSREVFDFSQRRKEYELEKQKKLEKERQEQLQKEQEKAFFAQLQLDEETGEFLPIQPAQHIQSETSGSANYSQVAHIPKSDALYFDDCMQLLAQTFPFVDDNEVSSATFQSLVPDIPGHIESPVFIATNQAQSPETSVAQVAPVDLDGMQQDIEQVWEELLSIPELQCLNIENDKLVETTMVPSPEAKLTEVDNYHFYSSIPSMEKEVGNCSPHFLNAFEDSFSSILSTEDPNQLTVNSLNSDATVNTDFGDEFYSAFIAEPSISNSMPSPATLSHSLSELLNGPIDVSDLSLCKAFNQNHPESTAEFNDSDSGISLNTSPSVASPEHSVESSSYGDTLLGLSDSEVEELDSAPGSVKQNGPKTPVHSSGDMVQPLSPSQGQSTHVHDAQCENTPEKELPVSPGHRKTPFTKDKHSSRLEAHLTRDELRAKALHIPFPVEKIINLPVVDFNEMMSKEQFNEAQLALIRDIRRRGKNKVAAQNCRKRKLENIVELEQDLDHLKDEKEKLLKEKGENDKSLHLLKKQLSTLYLEVFSMLRDEDGKPYSPSEYSLQQTRDGNVFLVPKSKKPDVKKN, encoded by the exons ATGGATTTGATTGACATACTTTGGAGGCAAGATATAGATCTTGGAGTAAGTCGAGAAGTATTTGACTTCAGTCAGCGACGGAAAGAGTATGagctggaaaaacagaaaaaacttgAAAAGGAAAGACAAGAACAACTCCAAAAGGAGCAAGAGAAAGCCTTTTTCGCTCAGTTACAACTAGATGAAGAGACAGGTGAATTTCTCCCAATTCAGCCAGCCCAGCACATCCAGTCAGAAACCAGTGGATCTGCCAACTACTCCCAG GTTGCCCACATTCCCAAATCAGATGCTTTGTACTTTGATGACTGCATGCAGCTTTTGGCGCAGACATTCCCGTTTGTAGATGACAATGAG GTTTCTTCGGCTACGTTTCAGTCACTTGTTCCTGATATTCCCGGTCACATCGAGAGCCCAGTCTTCATTGCTACTAATCAGGCTCAGTCACCTGAAACTTCTGTTGCTCAGGTAGCCCCTGTTGATTTAGACGGTATGCAACAGGACATTGAGCAAGTTTGGGAGGAGCTATtatccattcctgagttacag TGTCTTAATATTGAAAATGACAAGCTGGTTGAGACTACCATGGTTCCAAGTCCAGAAGCCAAACTGACAGAAGTTGACAATTATCATTTTTACTCATCTATACCCTCAATGGAAAAAGAAGTAGGTAACTGTagtccacattttcttaatgcttttGAGGATTCCTTCAGCAGCATCCTCTCCACAGAAGACCCCAACCAGTTGACAGTGAACTCATTAAATTCAGATGCCACAGTCAACACAGATTTTGGTGATGAATTTTATTCTGCTTTCATAGCTGAGCCCAGTATCAGCAACAGCATGCCCTCACCTGCTACTTTAAGCCATTCACTCTCTGAACTTCTAAATGGGCCCATTGATGTTTCTGATCTATCACTTTGCAAAGCTTTCAACCAAAACCACCCTGAAAGCACAGCAGAATTCAATGATTCTGACTCCGGCATTTCACTAAACACAAGTCCCAGTGTGGCATCACCAGAACACTCAGTGGAATCTTCCAGCTATGGAGACACACTACTTGGCCTCAGTGATTCTGAAGTGGAAGAGCTAGATAGTGCCCCTGGAAGTGTCAAACAGAATGGTCCTAAAACACCAGTACATTCTTCTGGGGATATGGTACAACCCTTGTCACCATCTCAGGGGCAGAGCACTCACGTGCATGATGCCCAATGTGAGAACACACCAGAGAAAGAATTGCCTGTAAGTCCTGGTCATCGGAAAACCCCATTCACAAAAGACAAACATTCAAGCCGCTTGGAGGCTCATCTCACAAGAGATGAACTTAGGGCAAAAGCTCTCCATATCCCATTCCCTGTAGAAAAAATCATTAACCTCCCTGTTGTTGACTTCAACGAAATGATGTCCAAAGAGCAGTTCAATGAAGCTCAACTTGCATTAATTCGGGATATACGTAGGAGGGGTAAGAATAAAGTGGCTGCTCAgaattgcagaaaaagaaaactggaaaatatagTAGAACTAGAGCAAGATTTAGATCatttgaaagatgaaaaagaaaaattgctcaaagaaaaaggagaaaatgacaaAAGCCTTCACCTACTGAAAAAACAACTCAGCACCTTATATCTCGAAGTTTTCAGCATGCTACGTGATGAAGATGGAAAACCTTATTCTCCTAGTGAATACTCCCTGCAGCAAACAAGAGATGGCAAtgttttccttgttcccaaaAGTAAGAAGCCAGATGTTAAGAAAAACTAG